From the genome of Leptotrichia sp. oral taxon 847:
TGGAATTGTGATAAATCCAGGAGCGTTTACACATTATAGTTATGCAATTTTTGACGGAATAAAGTCAGTTCAGATTCCTACGGTGGAAGTTCATTTGAGTGATATTCACAAAAGAGAAGAATTTAGAAAAATATCGGTAACTTCTCCTGCCTGTGTCGCTCAAATTTATGGAAAAGGTAAAGGCGGCTATGTCAAAGCTATTAAATTGTTATTAGAAAAATAAGAAAGCGGGAATTGCAAAATGGAAGAAAAAGAAAATAGAAGTGTGGAAATATGTAGGATAGCACTAAAATTAGCAGTTTCGTCCCGAGAAGAAGAACGGGAGCTTGTGAAAAGTTATAAATTGAGAGGAATAAAGACGGCAGCAGTCGATGTTGGTGGAATTATGCCTAACTCAAGATTTAAGTTTATAGAAAATGCACTTATCGCAGCTAAAAGAAATAATCTGATACAGGATGTGCACGTTCACGATGGAGCAATTATTGGTGCTATGCGAGAAGCTATGAGTCAAATTGAAACAATCATAAATGGACTTAGTGTCGGTGGGAAAATAGGAATTGCACGTTCTGGAGAACACTTGTCAGTCGCCATTTTTTTGAGCGTTGGAATTTTACAGTTTAATGAAGTCATAACTTCGGTTGCACATCGTTCAATTTCTATCTTAGAAAATGAAAAATAAAAAGTGAAAGCTCAAACTGCATTAGTGTGAGCTTTTTTTGGTAATAAAAAATACTTAACTTAAAAAATATAGATAAATAAAAAAGTAAAAGAGGTGTTTATTAGTGAGAAAAATATTAATTTTTTTGATAATTTTATCAAATTTAACTTTTGGAGCACAAAATTTTTTTGCAAATTCGAAGGTGTTAGATAAGATAGAGGCTGAAG
Proteins encoded in this window:
- the aroQ gene encoding type II 3-dehydroquinate dehydratase, which codes for MKKIWIINGPNLNFLGIREKGIYGNDTYESVCEYIKKQFKDEAVEIKIFQSNYEGKIIDILQSAYFEKIDGIVINPGAFTHYSYAIFDGIKSVQIPTVEVHLSDIHKREEFRKISVTSPACVAQIYGKGKGGYVKAIKLLLEK
- a CDS encoding HutP family protein is translated as MEEKENRSVEICRIALKLAVSSREEERELVKSYKLRGIKTAAVDVGGIMPNSRFKFIENALIAAKRNNLIQDVHVHDGAIIGAMREAMSQIETIINGLSVGGKIGIARSGEHLSVAIFLSVGILQFNEVITSVAHRSISILENEK